The Verrucomicrobiia bacterium genome contains a region encoding:
- a CDS encoding PQQ-binding-like beta-propeller repeat protein produces MKHSLLTLTLIGVGVSLVTVTAADWNQWRGPGRNGVLPESPKLADTWPAEGPKKLWESEMIPGNDEGGHGSAVVAGKRAYLSVVWHTDVPSETRTITDLVMRNLGYQNPGGLGKELAAKMEADREALSPQMRGKKLDDYIAEWIETNLNKRQKQLMSGFVSGRFKKGKLAIPLPDYEKLNAMQDKPFPTDAAFKKWLDEQGFAEHVKNEVIEKVPPTQRVAEDVVICLDIETGKTIWKAAAPGEPKGRNCSSTPVVADGKVFAMGSTHLYAVDADKGKILWSTPLPAKAPGSSPLYTEGVVVINAGKLTAYDAATGKQLWQPERIGGGQSSPVAWKKDGKTLVIFNGRNELSAHDLKTGKEAWRTTGGGDATPSIVDDVLAVQTKNAAQGLVAFKLKLDGVEELWKFPLEVVRTQSSPIIYNGNVYLMDDGYHYCLSQASGEVRWKHPVPSTISSPLIADGKVFVMMNNGNNLQMLKATADQRVELGKANVRALWCPSPTISQGKLLVRTKDRVVCYDLRES; encoded by the coding sequence ATGAAGCACTCGTTACTGACACTGACTTTGATCGGCGTGGGCGTTTCGCTCGTCACCGTTACGGCGGCGGATTGGAACCAATGGCGTGGGCCGGGGCGTAATGGCGTTCTGCCGGAGAGCCCGAAGCTGGCGGACACCTGGCCGGCGGAGGGGCCGAAGAAACTTTGGGAGAGCGAGATGATCCCGGGCAATGACGAGGGCGGGCATGGCAGCGCAGTCGTCGCGGGCAAGCGCGCGTATCTCTCCGTGGTGTGGCATACGGATGTGCCATCCGAGACGCGCACGATCACGGACCTCGTGATGCGGAATCTCGGCTACCAGAATCCTGGCGGGCTCGGCAAGGAACTCGCCGCGAAGATGGAGGCGGATCGCGAGGCGCTTAGCCCGCAGATGCGCGGCAAGAAGCTGGACGATTACATCGCGGAATGGATCGAGACGAACCTGAACAAACGGCAGAAGCAGTTGATGAGCGGGTTTGTCTCCGGGCGCTTCAAGAAAGGCAAACTGGCCATTCCGCTGCCGGATTATGAGAAGTTGAACGCGATGCAGGACAAACCGTTCCCGACGGATGCGGCGTTCAAGAAGTGGCTGGATGAGCAGGGCTTCGCAGAGCATGTGAAGAACGAGGTCATCGAAAAAGTGCCGCCGACGCAACGGGTCGCTGAAGATGTGGTGATCTGCCTGGACATCGAGACGGGCAAAACGATCTGGAAGGCGGCTGCGCCGGGCGAGCCGAAGGGTCGCAACTGCTCCAGCACGCCGGTGGTGGCGGATGGCAAGGTCTTCGCGATGGGCAGCACGCATCTCTACGCGGTGGATGCGGACAAAGGCAAAATTCTTTGGTCCACGCCCTTGCCTGCGAAGGCACCGGGCTCCTCGCCGCTCTACACGGAGGGCGTGGTGGTGATCAATGCGGGCAAGCTCACAGCTTATGATGCGGCGACGGGCAAGCAGCTCTGGCAACCGGAGCGCATCGGCGGCGGTCAGTCCTCACCGGTCGCGTGGAAGAAGGATGGAAAGACGCTGGTGATCTTCAACGGGCGGAATGAATTGAGCGCGCACGATCTCAAAACGGGCAAGGAAGCGTGGCGCACGACCGGCGGCGGGGATGCGACACCGTCCATCGTGGATGACGTGCTCGCGGTGCAGACGAAGAACGCGGCGCAGGGATTGGTGGCGTTCAAGCTGAAGCTGGATGGCGTGGAGGAATTGTGGAAGTTCCCGCTGGAGGTGGTCCGCACGCAATCGAGCCCGATCATCTACAATGGTAACGTGTATCTGATGGATGACGGGTATCACTACTGCCTCTCACAGGCGAGCGGCGAGGTGCGGTGGAAGCATCCGGTGCCCTCGACGATTTCATCACCGCTCATCGCGGACGGGAAGGTGTTCGTGATGATGAACAACGGGAACAATCTGCAGATGCTGAAGGCGACGGCGGATCAGCGCGTGGAACTGGGCAAGGCGAACGTGCGGGCGTTGTGGTGTCCGTCACCGACGATCTCGCAGGGGAAGCTGCTCGTGCGGACGAAAGATCGGGTGGTGTGCTATGACCTGCGGGAGAGCTGA